A genomic stretch from Flavobacterium sp. KS-LB2 includes:
- a CDS encoding helix-turn-helix domain-containing protein — MKLNFNYDGNIACKAILQEQLEKFDIKYQLLDLGQIEIGDPISEDVLEELQVGLTKYGIQIINNPKGQLIQKIKDAIVEIVYEKEKFPNITISQYLSDKLNFRYGYITNVFSEYTFTSIENFIIIQKIERAKKLIIEEKLTLTEISHELNYSSVAYLSTQFKKVTGLTPSMFKRIVGKKRELSNND, encoded by the coding sequence ATGAAACTCAATTTTAATTATGATGGAAATATTGCATGTAAGGCAATATTACAAGAACAATTAGAAAAATTTGATATTAAATATCAACTGTTGGATTTAGGACAAATTGAAATTGGAGATCCTATTTCTGAAGATGTTTTGGAAGAACTTCAAGTTGGTTTGACAAAGTATGGTATTCAGATTATTAATAATCCTAAAGGACAATTAATCCAAAAAATTAAAGACGCTATCGTTGAGATTGTCTATGAAAAAGAGAAATTTCCAAACATTACCATTTCTCAATATTTATCGGACAAACTGAATTTTAGATACGGTTATATTACCAATGTTTTTTCGGAATACACATTTACATCTATTGAGAATTTTATTATTATTCAAAAGATTGAAAGAGCCAAAAAACTTATAATTGAAGAGAAACTTACGTTAACCGAAATTTCTCATGAGTTAAACTATAGTAGTGTTGCGTATTTGTCCACTCAATTTAAAAAAGTGACTGGATTAACGCCTTCAATGTTTAAGAGAATAGTAGGTAAAAAAAGAGAGTTATCTAATAATGATTAA
- a CDS encoding tRNA-(ms[2]io[6]A)-hydroxylase — MSVLRLKLPTDPRWVNIVEKNIEEILTDHAWCEQKAATNAITIITNNSEHQDLVKDLLALAKEEIDHFEQVHNIIIKRGLKLGRERKDEYVNELYLYMKKSSDGSRVSSLVERLLFSAMIEARSCERFKVLSENIQDEELAVFYRDLMESEAGHYTTFITYARKYGVGIDVEKRWREWLEFEENIIKNYGKNETIHG; from the coding sequence ATGTCTGTACTAAGATTAAAATTACCAACTGATCCAAGATGGGTTAATATTGTAGAAAAAAACATTGAAGAAATCTTGACAGATCATGCTTGGTGTGAACAAAAAGCAGCTACAAATGCAATCACTATTATAACAAACAATTCAGAACATCAAGATTTAGTGAAGGATTTATTGGCTTTGGCCAAAGAAGAAATTGATCATTTTGAGCAAGTTCACAACATTATAATTAAACGTGGCTTGAAATTGGGACGAGAGCGCAAAGATGAATATGTAAATGAATTGTATTTATACATGAAAAAAAGCAGTGATGGAAGCAGAGTTTCTAGTTTAGTGGAACGGTTATTGTTTTCAGCGATGATAGAAGCTAGAAGTTGTGAACGTTTCAAAGTGCTTTCGGAAAACATTCAAGATGAAGAATTAGCTGTTTTTTATAGAGATTTGATGGAGAGTGAAGCGGGACATTACACCACTTTTATTACTTACGCAAGAAAATACGGCGTAGGAATTGACGTTGAAAAGCGTTGGAGAGAATGGCTTGAATTTGAAGAAAATATTATAAAAAATTACGGTAAAAACGAAACAATTCATGGATGA
- the glyA gene encoding serine hydroxymethyltransferase, with product MQRDEQIFDLILEEQERQIHGLELIASENFVSDEVMEAAGSVLTNKYAEGYPGKRYYGGCEVVDVVEQIAIDRAKELFGAAYANVQPHSGSQANTAVYHACIKPGDKILGFDLSHGGHLTHGSPVNFSGRLYTPSFYGVDKETGRLDYDKIQEIATREQPKLIITGASAYSRDMDFERFRVIADSVGAILLADISHPAGLIAKGLMNDPLPHCHIVTTTTHKTLRGPRGGLILMGKDFENPFGLTTPKGEIRMMSSLLDLAVFPGNQGGPLMHIIAAKAVAFGEALKDEFFTYALQLQKNANAMADAFVKRGYEIISGGTDNHMMLIDLRNKNISGKDAENALVKAEITVNKNMVPFDDKSPFVTSGIRVGTAAITTRGLVEEDMETIVALIDRVLVDHTNEDVIEAVANEVNEMMSERAIFVY from the coding sequence ATGCAACGCGACGAACAAATTTTTGACCTTATTCTAGAAGAACAAGAAAGACAAATTCACGGATTAGAACTTATTGCATCGGAAAACTTCGTAAGTGACGAAGTAATGGAAGCAGCTGGTTCTGTTTTAACTAACAAATATGCGGAAGGATATCCTGGCAAAAGATACTACGGAGGTTGTGAAGTAGTTGATGTTGTGGAGCAAATTGCTATTGACAGAGCCAAAGAATTATTTGGAGCTGCTTACGCAAATGTACAGCCACACTCTGGTTCGCAAGCAAATACAGCGGTTTACCACGCGTGTATCAAACCAGGTGATAAAATTTTAGGCTTTGATTTGTCACATGGAGGACACTTAACGCATGGTTCACCAGTTAATTTTTCAGGACGATTATATACGCCTTCATTTTACGGTGTAGACAAGGAAACAGGAAGATTAGATTATGATAAAATTCAAGAAATAGCTACTAGAGAGCAACCAAAATTAATTATCACAGGAGCTTCGGCTTATTCTCGTGATATGGATTTTGAGCGTTTTAGGGTAATTGCGGATAGCGTTGGCGCCATCTTATTGGCTGATATTTCTCACCCAGCTGGGCTTATCGCCAAGGGGTTGATGAATGATCCATTGCCACATTGCCATATTGTAACAACTACAACACACAAAACATTACGTGGACCTCGAGGAGGTTTAATCTTGATGGGTAAAGATTTCGAAAACCCATTTGGTTTAACTACTCCAAAAGGAGAAATCAGAATGATGTCTTCTTTATTGGATTTGGCTGTTTTTCCTGGAAATCAAGGTGGTCCATTAATGCATATTATAGCAGCAAAAGCAGTAGCTTTTGGTGAAGCTTTGAAAGATGAATTTTTTACCTATGCGCTACAATTACAAAAAAATGCTAACGCTATGGCGGATGCTTTTGTAAAAAGAGGATATGAGATTATTTCTGGTGGAACAGACAATCACATGATGTTGATTGATTTAAGAAACAAGAATATTTCTGGAAAAGATGCTGAAAATGCATTAGTAAAAGCAGAAATTACCGTAAATAAAAACATGGTTCCATTTGATGATAAATCACCATTTGTAACTTCAGGAATTCGTGTAGGAACAGCAGCGATTACAACTCGTGGTCTTGTTGAAGAAGATATGGAAACTATTGTTGCCTTAATTGACAGAGTATTAGTAGATCATACTAACGAAGATGTTATCGAGGCAGTAGCCAATGAAGTGAACGAAATGATGAGCGAAAGAGCTATTTTCGTATATTAA